One window from the genome of Cydia fagiglandana chromosome 21, ilCydFagi1.1, whole genome shotgun sequence encodes:
- the LOC134675016 gene encoding translocator protein-like isoform X2 encodes MANWPAIGSIILPNVGGWVNGLYFAGQVKRDSNEKTWYDELKKSPCTPPKWVFGPAWTVLYSGMGYASYLVWEECDGFTQRAVLPMTLYGSQLLLNWAWTPIFFGLKDFKLALIEIGVLTGAATITTISFASINKTAGLIMLPYLAWLGYATHLTYYAWKNNPEPAKITEVKDEKEK; translated from the exons ATGGCAAACTGGCCAGCGATTGGTTCCATAATCCTCCCCAACGTGGGCGGCTGGGTCAACGGCCTGTACTTCGCCGGCCAGGTCAAACGAGACAGCAACGAGAAGACCTGGTACGACGAGCTGAAGAAGTCACCCTGCACACCCCCTAAATGGGTGTTCGGGCCGGCATGGACTGTGCTCTACAGCGGCATGGGATACGCGTCGTATCTGGTGTGGGAAGAGTGCGACGGTTTCACAC AGCGCGCCGTCCTCCCGATGACTTTGTACGGGAGCCAGCTACTACTCAACTGGGCATGGACGCCCATCTTCTTCGGCCTTAAGGACTTCAAACTG GCTTTGATAGAAATCGGCGTTCTCACCGGAGCGGCGACCATCACCACGATATCATTCGCCAGCATAAACAAGACCGCTGGTCTTATAATGCTGCCGTATCTGGCGTGGCTGGGCTATGCCACCCATTTAACTTATTACGCCTGGAAGAACAACCCGGAGCCCGCGAAGATCACAGAGGTTAAGGACGAGAAGGAAAAGTAG
- the LOC134675016 gene encoding translocator protein-like isoform X1 yields MHWEYFEDVAHMHKDLIMANWPAIGSIILPNVGGWVNGLYFAGQVKRDSNEKTWYDELKKSPCTPPKWVFGPAWTVLYSGMGYASYLVWEECDGFTQRAVLPMTLYGSQLLLNWAWTPIFFGLKDFKLALIEIGVLTGAATITTISFASINKTAGLIMLPYLAWLGYATHLTYYAWKNNPEPAKITEVKDEKEK; encoded by the exons ATGCATTGGGAGTATTTTGAAGATGTCGCACATATGCATAA AGACCTCATAATGGCAAACTGGCCAGCGATTGGTTCCATAATCCTCCCCAACGTGGGCGGCTGGGTCAACGGCCTGTACTTCGCCGGCCAGGTCAAACGAGACAGCAACGAGAAGACCTGGTACGACGAGCTGAAGAAGTCACCCTGCACACCCCCTAAATGGGTGTTCGGGCCGGCATGGACTGTGCTCTACAGCGGCATGGGATACGCGTCGTATCTGGTGTGGGAAGAGTGCGACGGTTTCACAC AGCGCGCCGTCCTCCCGATGACTTTGTACGGGAGCCAGCTACTACTCAACTGGGCATGGACGCCCATCTTCTTCGGCCTTAAGGACTTCAAACTG GCTTTGATAGAAATCGGCGTTCTCACCGGAGCGGCGACCATCACCACGATATCATTCGCCAGCATAAACAAGACCGCTGGTCTTATAATGCTGCCGTATCTGGCGTGGCTGGGCTATGCCACCCATTTAACTTATTACGCCTGGAAGAACAACCCGGAGCCCGCGAAGATCACAGAGGTTAAGGACGAGAAGGAAAAGTAG
- the LOC134675303 gene encoding translocator protein-like, with translation MPNWSALGAMLFPNLGGWAGALTMAGQTKQPDGKAWYQTLKKPSWTPPNWVFGPAWTALYTGMGYASYMVYRDCGGMTDKAILPIALYGGQLIFNWTWTPVFFKMHLVGLAFFHITALDVAAAACALSFYEVNPTTAWFMLPYLAWLGFATCLNYSIWQLNKKDNEKKVVPL, from the exons ATGCCAAACTGGTCAGCTCTTGGCGCCATGCTCTTCCCCAACCTCGGGGGCTGGGCAGGAGCACTCACCATGGCCGGACAGACAAAGCAGCCCGACGGCAAGGCCTGGTACCAGACGCTGAAAAAACCAAGCTGGACTCCGCCTAACTGGGTGTTTGGTCCGGCGTGGACTGCGCTGTATACTGGCATGGGGTATGCTAGTTATATGGTATACAGGGATTGTGGTGGCATGACTG ATAAGGCTATCCTGCCTATAGCATTATATGGCGGCCAGCTTATATTCAACTGGACATGGACACCGGTTTTCTTCAAAATGCATTTAGTGGGATTG GCGTTCTTCCACATCACGGCGCTAGACGTTGCGGCGGCGGCCTGCGCCCTCAGTTTTTATGAAGTGAACCCAACCACGGCGTGGTTCATGCTGCCTTATCTCGCGTGGCTCGGCTTCGCCACCTGCCTTAATTATTCCATCTGGCAGTTGAATAAGAAAGATAATGAGAAAAA GGTCGTTCCGTTATAA
- the LOC134675341 gene encoding uncharacterized protein LOC134675341 codes for MSFFRRNELLNKQQYAYQHGRSTIDAARDVVERVMKHLEGRRQVAAIFCDLSRAFELVSHSLLLAKLDHYGVTGGFYDTIVSFLSNRQQLTSICGARSDLLDLGERSVPQGSSMGDQNRK; via the coding sequence ATGTCATTTTTTAGAAGAAACGAGCTATTAAATAAGCAGCAATACGCGTACCAACATGGCCGCTCGACGATAGACGCAGCCAGAGACGTCGTGGAGAGGGTGATGAAACACCTGGAGGGGCGGAGGCAGGTCGCAGCTATATTCTGCGACCTGTCACGCGCCTTCGAGTTGGTGAGTCATTCTCTGTTGCTAGCCAAACTTGACCACTACGGCGTTACAGGTGGCTTTTACGACACGATTGTGTCATTCCTCTCCAACAGGCAGCAGCTGACATCCATATGCGGTGCCAGGTCGGATCTGCTGGATCTGGGTGAGCGTTCCGTACCACAGGGTTCGAGTATGGGTGACCAGAACCGCAAGTGA